A genomic window from Camelina sativa cultivar DH55 chromosome 2, Cs, whole genome shotgun sequence includes:
- the LOC104713008 gene encoding transcription factor bHLH57-like — protein MGGLMRFGELEEQFAQLSDTTIEEKVPFLQMLQCIDPNFTTAEPFLQSLLQIQTLEPKSCHTFDATTIKRDPGQADDPEKDPRTEDGGAATTVLKEKRKRKRTRAPKNKDEVENQRMTHIAVERNRRRQMNEHLNSLRSLMPPSFLQRGDQASIVGGAIDFIKELEQLLQSLEAEKRNDGTNETPKTTASSTSSSSRACTANSSVSSVSTTSEDGFTARFGGGETAEVEATVIQNHVSLKVRCKRGKGQILRAIVSIEELKLAILHLTISSSFDFVVYSFNLKIEDGCKLGSADEIATAVHQIFEQINGEMMWSNLSRT, from the exons ATGGGAGGATTAATGAGATTTGGTGAATTAGAAGAACAATTTGCTCAGCTTTCAGACACTACAATAGAAGAGAAGGTCCCATTTCTACAAATGCTTCAATGCATAGACCCAAATTTTACAACAGCAGAACCATTTCTCCAATCACTTCTCCAGATCCAAACCCTAGAACCAAAGAGCTGTCACACCTTTGATGCAACAACCATCAAAAGAGACCCGGGTCAAGCAGATGACCCGGAAAAGGATCCGAGAACAGAAGACGGAGGAGCAGCAACGACGGTcctcaaagaaaaaagaaaacggaAACGTACAAGAGCTCCAAAGAACAAAGACGAAGTTGAAAACCAAAGAATGACTCACATTGCCGTCGAACGTAACCGAAGACGACAAATGAACGAACACTTAAACTCCCTCCGGTCTCTCATGCCTCCTTCGTTTCTCCAACGG ggTGATCAAGCGTCGATCGTGGGAGGAGCAATAGATTTCATAAAGGAACTAGAGCAACTCTTGCAATCTCTAGAAGCTGAGAAACGAAACGATGGAACTAACGAAACTCCTAAAACAACGGCGTCGTCTACTTCATCTTCGTCTCGTGCATGTACTGCTAACTCTTCTGTTTCTAGCGTCTCGACGACGTCGGAAGATGGATTTACGGCGAGATTCGGCGGTGGGGAGACGGCGGAAGTGGAAGCTACGGTGATACAGAACCATGTGAGCTTGAAGGTTCGGTGTAAGAGAGGAAAAGGACAGATCTTGAGAGCTATTGTCTCCATTGAAGAACTAAAGCTTGCGATTCTACATCTCactatctcttcttcctttgacTTTGTCGTCTACTCTTTCAATCTCAAG ATTGAAGATGGTTGTAAATTAGGATCAGCAGATGAGATAGCGACGGCCGTTCATCAGATCTTCGAGCAAATCAACGGTGAAATGATGTGGTCAAATCTTAGTCGAACTTAG
- the LOC104713017 gene encoding aquaporin TIP1-3: MAINRIAIGTPGEASRPDAIRAAFAEFFSMVIFVFAGQGSGMAYGKLTGDGPATPSGLVAASLSHAFALFVAVSVGANVSGGHVNPAVTFGAFIGGNITLLRAILYWIAQLLGAVVACLLLKVSTGGMETSAFSLSYGVTPWNAVIFEIVMTFGLVYTVYATAVDPKKGDIGIIAPLAIGLIVGANILVGGAFDGASMNPAVSFGPAVVSWTWTNHWVYWVGPFIGAAIAAIVYDTIFISSNGHEPLPSNDF, translated from the coding sequence ATGGCTATCAACAGAATCGCGATTGGAACGCCGGGAGAAGCTAGTCGCCCCGATGCGATTAGAGCTGCTTTCGCGGAGTTTTTCTCCATGGTTATATTCGTTTTCGCGGGTCAAGGCTCTGGGATGGCTTATGGGAAGCTAACAGGAGATGGTCCAGCCACACCTTCGGGTCTTGTGGCCGCGTCTTTGTCACATGCGTTTGCGTTGTTCGTTGCGGTTTCCGTTGGAGCAAACGTTTCAGGCGGCCATGTGAATCCCGCGGTTACGTTCGGAGCTTTTATAGGTGGAAACATTACGTTGTTAAGAGCTATTCTTTATTGGATCGCTCAGTTACTCGGTGCAGTTGTAGCTTGCTTGTTGCTTAAGGTAAGCACAGGAGGTATGGAAACGTCAGCTTTTTCGTTATCCTATGGAGTCACACCGTGGAATGCCGTAATTTTCGAGATTGTGATGACGTTTGGGTTAGTTTACACGGTTTACGCAACTGCCGTGGATCCCAAGAAAGGTGATATTGGAATCATTGCTCCTTTAGCGATTGGGTTAATCGTTGGAGCTAATATTCTCGTCGGTGGTGCGTTCGACGGAGCCTCCATGAACCCGGCAGTTTCGTTTGGTCCCGCCGTGGTTAGCTGGACATGGACGAATCATTGGGTCTATTGGGTTGGTCCTTTTATCGGTGCAGCCATTGCAGCTATTGTTTATGACACTATCTTTATCAGTAGTAATGGGCATGAACCACTTCCTTCTAATGATTTCTAA
- the LOC104713026 gene encoding soluble inorganic pyrophosphatase 5-like, with translation MNGGEEVKTNQSQKKLQQPTPRLNERILSSLSKRSVAAHPWHDLEIGPGAPVIFNVVIEISKGSKVKYELDKKTGLIKVDRILYSSVVYPHNYGFIPRTLCEDNDPMDVLVIMQEPVLPGCFLRARAIGLMPMIDQGERDDKIIAVCVDDPEYKHYTNINELPPHRLTEIRRFFEDYKKNENKEVAVNDFLQPGPAIEAIQYSMDLYAEYILHTLRR, from the exons ATGAATGGAGGAGAAGAAGTGAAAACGAATCAATCTCAGAAGAAGCTTCAGCAACCTACACCACGTTTAAACGAGAGGATTCTCTCATCTTTGTCTAAGAGATCGGTTGCTGCACATCCATGGCATGATCTTGAAATCG GACCTGGAGCTCCAGTGATCTTCAATGTG GTTATTGAGATCTCAAAGGGGAGCAAGGTCAAGTATGAACTTGACAAAAAAACAGGACTCATCAAG GTTGATCGGATTCTGTATTCATCGGTTGTGTATCCTCATAACTACGGGTTTATCCCACGCACACTATGTGAAGACAATGACCCTATGGATGTTTTAGTTATCATGCAG GAGCCTGTGCTTCCGGGTTGTTTTCTTCGCGCCAGAGCTATTGGTTTAATGCCTATGATTGACCAG ggtgaaagagatgACAAGATCATTGCAGTATGTGTTGATGATCCTGAGTATAAGCATTACACTAACATCAATGAACTCCCACCTCATCGTCTCACTGAAATCCGCAGATTCTTCGAAGACT ACAAGAAGAATGAGAACAAGGAAGTTGCAGTGAATGATTTCCTACAACCTGGTCCTGCTATTGAAGCCATTCAGTACTCAAT GGACCTTTACGCTGAGTACATTCTTCACACCCTGAGGAggtag
- the LOC104713037 gene encoding B3 domain-containing transcription factor NGA4-like produces the protein MNISTTNPDQELTEIGASGSGTNNYFFNSEMREHMFDKVLTPSDVGKLNRLVIPKQHAENYFPLEDNQNGIVLDFQDRLGKLWRFRYSYWNSSQSYVMTKGWSRFVKEKKLTSGDTVSFHRGYIPDENAPERRLRIVLIDWSHKADRNQHSLGSYPTVTFYPAPEYSMPSHRSFPPFHHNQYQERESPRYGYGRIVYGGSYYEGSPLVYASVPVFPPAMRVPPPAPPQPSTTRKLRLFGVDVEESSSSGETRGEMGVAGHSSSSPVVIRDDDESSLRSPRGEMGAGTSSAMQLCDDEDYKRKGKSLEL, from the coding sequence ATGAATATCTCAACAACTAATCCTGACCAAGAACTCACCGAGATCGGAGCTAGCGGTTCCGGTACCAACAATTACTTCTTCAACTCGGAGATGAGAGAGCACATGTTCGACAAAGTGCTGACTCCTAGTGACGTCGGTAAACTAAACCGGCTCGTGATTCCAAAGCAACATGCAGAGAACTACTTCCCTCTAGAAGACAATCAAAACGGCATAGTTTTGGATTTCCAAGACAGACTCGGCAAGTTGTGGAGGTTTCGTTACTCGTACTGGAACAGTAGCCAAAGCTACGTGATGACCAAAGGCTGGAGCCGTTTcgtgaaagagaagaaactcaCCTCCGGAGACACCGTCTCTTTCCACCGTGGCTATATCCCCGACGAAAACGCACCGGAGAGACGTCTGAGAATAGTGCTCATCGATTGGAGCCATAAAGCTGACCGTAACCAGCATAGCCTCGGGTCATATCCAACGGTTACTTTCTATCCGGCGCCAGAATATTCCATGCCAAGCCACCGGAGTTTTCCACCGTTTCATCATAACCAATATCAAGAAAGGGAGTCTCCAAGGTATGGCTATGGTAGAATTGTTTACGGAGGGAGTTACTACGAAGGGTCACCGTTGGTTTATGCCTCAGTTCCTGTTTTTCCTCCTGCGATGAGGGTTCCACCACCGGCGCCTCCTCAGCCGTCGACGACAAGGAAGCTGAGGCTGTTTGGGGTTGACGTggaagagtcttcttcttcaggggAGACACGTGGCGAGATGGGAGTCGCAGGTcactcttcttcgtctccggTCGTGATCAGAGACGATGATGAATCATCTTTGAGGTCGCCACGTGGCGAAATGGGTGCAGGGACTTCTTCGGCGATGCAGCTATGTGATGATGAAGACTATAAGAGGAAAGGGAAATCTTTAGAGCTCTAA
- the LOC104746982 gene encoding uncharacterized protein LOC104746982, producing the protein MATTIKKIFLFVLLVITTFTTVLFGSCSATVYTVGDSAGWIAKEGLYYEWAKEKVFYVGDSLVFKYDPYVNDVTQVWGALELEFCESSSPKAVYNTGHDVVTFTEPEDHYFISSNQAQCVLGQRLDVLVVHDPSRPIPPPPPSKILPSGEIYKVGDSNAWSVPEESDYYNKWSQDKLFHVGDSLLFLYDKEVNDVLEITGDLEFITCDPTSRVAVHKTGHDLVTLTKPGVHYFISSETGHCAAGLKLRVVVGPLPKPVTFTNFPKKMDLSAMHRLTEWLNTFITLPHH; encoded by the coding sequence ATGGCCACAACAATAAAGAAGATCTTCCTCTTTGTGTTGCTGGTGATAACAACCTTCACGACGGTTCTCTTTGGTTCTTGTTCGGCTACTGTCTACACCGTTGGGGACTCGGCTGGATGGATTGCGAAAGAAGGCTTGTATTACGAATGGGCCAAGGAAAAGGTGTTTTACGTAGGAGACTCTTTGGTCTTCAAATACGATCCCTACGTGAACGACGTTACTCAAGTTTGGGGCGCTTTAGAATTAGAATTCTGCGAGAGTTCTTCTCCTAAAGCCGTCTACAATACAGGACATGATGTGGTAACCTTCACGGAACCCGAAGATCACTACTTCATCAGCTCAAATCAAGCTCAATGCGTACTTGGACAGAGGCTCGACGTCCTTGTTGTTCATGACCCGTCACGTCCtattcctccaccaccaccgagcaAGATCCTTCCTTCTGGCGAAATCTACAAGGTCGGTGACTCTAACGCATGGAGCGTTCCTGAAGAGAGTGACTACTATAACAAGTGGAGTCAGGATAAACTGTTTCATGTAGGAGATAGTCTACTTTTCTTATACGACAAGGAAGTAAACGACGTCTTAGAGATTACCGGTGACCTTGAATTCATAACCTGCGACCCGACTTCTCGCGTAGCCGTGCACAAGACGGGCCATGATCTCGTTACGCTCACCAAACCAGGAGTTCACTATTTCATTAGCTCAGAGACGGGTCACTGCGCCGCTGGGCTTAAGCTTCGAGTTGTGGTCGGACCATTACCCAAACCCGTTACTTTCACCAATTTTCCCAAGAAGATGGATTTGTCAGCTATGCACCGCCTCACAGAGTGGTTAAACACTTTCATTACCCTGCCCCATCACTAA
- the LOC104713047 gene encoding protein arv1 homolog — MAREKKRCVECGHKAKSLFIQYSPGNFRLMKCENCEEVADEYVECELMIIFIDLILHKTKAYRHLLYNAVNQGTSNLQHLIWKLVLAYLLLDTYRSLLLRRTDDDESNVSMSFVLASSEVLVNVLSSNFAFVLSFALAAKMMLVMSRGKEILLGILISSYVKIFLFAMPVWEFPVSVIFIVDMLVLTSNAVALKVMTESTTSRCLAVCFIAHSVRFLVDQISGSMSLKHFGSVM, encoded by the exons atggcgagagagaagaagaggtgtGTAGAGTGTGGGCATAAAGCTAAATCCTTGTTCATTCAATACTCTCCTGGCAATTTTCGCCTCATGAAATGT GAGAATTGCGAGGAAGTAGCAGACGAATATGTCGAGTGTGAGCTAATG ATTATATTCATCGACTTGATTCTTCACAAAACAAAGGCCTACAGACACTTACTCTACAATGCTGTTAATCAAGGAACTTCAAATCTTCAg CATCTAATCTGGAAATTGGTGTTGGCTTATCTTCTTCTAGATACTT ATCGAAGCTTGTTGCTGCGAAGAACCGATGATGACGAATCAAATGTGTCCATGAGCTTTGTTCTTGCATCTTCTGAG GTTCTGGTCAATGTACTATCTTCGAATTTCGCATTTGTTTTGTCATTTGCACTTGCTGCTAAGATGATGCTGGTTATGTCAAG AGGAAAAGAGATTCTTTTGGGGATTCTAATCTCGAGTTATGTCAAGATCTTTCTATTCGCTATGCCG GTCTGGGAATTCCCGGTTTCTGTGATCTTCATTGTAGATATGCTCGTTTTAACATCAAATGCTGTTGCTCTTAAAG TGATGACTGAATCAACAACGAGCAGATGCTTAGCAGTGTGTTTCATTGCACACTCAGTTAGATTCTTAGTGGATCAGATCTCTGGGTCAATGTCCTTGAAACACTTTGGATCTGTCATGTAA
- the LOC104713070 gene encoding NAC domain-containing protein 69-like isoform X2, with the protein MVRDLIGYRFSPTGEELVSYYLKNKILGKTWLVDEAISEINFLSYIPELLPRLAKIQSDNLEWFFFSRIEYTNSKKKNAMKRSTGCGYWKATGKDRKIKDKRGNGVEIGLKKTLVYHKGKVPNGDRTPWVMHEYHITCLPHHQRNYVICQVKYKGEAKDISYGENYLTEQSHSLVSDSNTARALEPAVEQLGGENLFGMSVDDLRSPMNEQEWDGFFNPNTLLSDDNMFNPYLQPQSPHLASNDDEFLGGLRHVDRRQVEYLFADEEDSLSGPTLSMTENHNDHMPLSEIIVDYSSDSNHDADAISATSYHGASSTGDDTVGSLNRHILQTSGDEILSSTTNSCNDIQTYGKPSISRSTWLSQLTRRVIRLKQKVKQDTLRTVDSDEDSDTDAESISVTSYQGTPGDDSVGSSTRYFSSCSSTDSCEDLQPSADLSNGRETREYKLAQRTVPSKQEVKQGTPRAIDESIMKTEKKGWFVIEEVLDIIHKTLWYIYPMRLITSVLLTVKA; encoded by the exons ATGGTGAGAGATCTGATTGGGTATAGATTTAGTCCTACAGGAGAAGAATTGGTAAGCTATTACCTGAAGAACAAGATTCTTGGTAAGACTTGGCTTGTTGATGAAGCTATTAGCGAGATCAACTTCTTGAGCTACATACCCGAGCTCTTGCCTA GGTTAGCGAAGATCCAATCGGACAATCTTGaatggttcttcttctctcggATTGAGTACACaaactcgaagaagaagaatgcgaTGAAAAGGAGTACAGGTTGTGGGTATTGGAAAGCTACTGGTAAGGATCGAAAAATCAAGGACAAGAGAGGAAATGGTGTTGAGATTGGTCTTAAGAAGACGCTTGTGTACCATAAAGGTAAAGTTCCTAATGGTGATCGTACTCCTTGGGTTATGCATGAGTATCACATCACTTGCTTGCCTCATCATCAg AGGAATTATGTTATATGCCAAGTAAAGTATAAGGGTGAAGCTAAAGACATTTCATATGGTGAGAATTACTTGACTGAGCAAAGTCACTCTTTGGTCTCCGATTCAAATACTGCCAGAGCACTTGAGCCAGCG GTTGAGCAGCTAGGTGGAGAAAATTTATTTGGTATGTCAGTAGATGATTTGAGGAGTCCAATGAACGAACAAGAGTGGGATGGATTTTTTAATCCAAACACTTTGTTAAGCGACGACAACATGTTCAACCCTTACTTGCAGCCACAATCTCCTCACTTAGCCTCGAATGATGATGAGTTTCTCGGTGGATTGAGGCATGTTGATCGAAGGCAGGTTGAATATTTGTTTGCCGATGAAGAAGATTCCTTATCTGGACCGACCTTATCTATGACAGAGAACCACAACGATCACATGCCTTTGTCAGAGATTATTGTTGATTATAGCAGTGATAGTAATCATGATGCTGATGCAATATCTGCAACG AGTTATCACGGAGCATCTAGTACAGGTGATGATACTGTTGGTAGTTTGAATAGACACATTCTCCAGACTAGTGGAGATGAGATTCTATCGTCGACTACAAACTCTTGCAATGATATACAAACTTATGGAAAACCTTCCATCAGTAGAAGCACCTGGCTATCTCAACTCACACGGCGCGTAATACGATTAAAACAAAAG GTGAAACAAGATACATTAAGAACGGTTGATAGTGATGAGGATAGTGATACGGATGCTGAATCGATATCTGTAACG AGTTACCAAGGGACTCCAGGTGATGATAGCGTTGGTAGTTCGACTAGATACTTCTCAAGTTGCTCAAGCACAGACTCTTGCGAAGATCTACAACCTTCTGCTGATCTTTCAAACGGTAGAGAGACCCGGGAATATAAACTAGCACAACGCACTGTACCATcaaaacaagag GTGAAACAAGGAACCCCAAGAGCCATTGATGAATCCATAATGAAGACAGAGAAGAAGGGGTGGTTTGTTATAGAGGAAGTATTGGATATAATCCACAAGACTCTATGGTATATCTATCCCATGAGGCTGATCACATCGGTTTTACTAACCGTCAAAGCTTGA
- the LOC104713070 gene encoding NAC domain-containing protein 69-like isoform X1: MVRDLIGYRFSPTGEELVSYYLKNKILGKTWLVDEAISEINFLSYIPELLPRLAKIQSDNLEWFFFSRIEYTNSKKKNAMKRSTGCGYWKATGKDRKIKDKRGNGVEIGLKKTLVYHKGKVPNGDRTPWVMHEYHITCLPHHQRNYVICQVKYKGEAKDISYGENYLTEQSHSLVSDSNTARALEPALQVEQLGGENLFGMSVDDLRSPMNEQEWDGFFNPNTLLSDDNMFNPYLQPQSPHLASNDDEFLGGLRHVDRRQVEYLFADEEDSLSGPTLSMTENHNDHMPLSEIIVDYSSDSNHDADAISATSYHGASSTGDDTVGSLNRHILQTSGDEILSSTTNSCNDIQTYGKPSISRSTWLSQLTRRVIRLKQKVKQDTLRTVDSDEDSDTDAESISVTSYQGTPGDDSVGSSTRYFSSCSSTDSCEDLQPSADLSNGRETREYKLAQRTVPSKQEVKQGTPRAIDESIMKTEKKGWFVIEEVLDIIHKTLWYIYPMRLITSVLLTVKA, encoded by the exons ATGGTGAGAGATCTGATTGGGTATAGATTTAGTCCTACAGGAGAAGAATTGGTAAGCTATTACCTGAAGAACAAGATTCTTGGTAAGACTTGGCTTGTTGATGAAGCTATTAGCGAGATCAACTTCTTGAGCTACATACCCGAGCTCTTGCCTA GGTTAGCGAAGATCCAATCGGACAATCTTGaatggttcttcttctctcggATTGAGTACACaaactcgaagaagaagaatgcgaTGAAAAGGAGTACAGGTTGTGGGTATTGGAAAGCTACTGGTAAGGATCGAAAAATCAAGGACAAGAGAGGAAATGGTGTTGAGATTGGTCTTAAGAAGACGCTTGTGTACCATAAAGGTAAAGTTCCTAATGGTGATCGTACTCCTTGGGTTATGCATGAGTATCACATCACTTGCTTGCCTCATCATCAg AGGAATTATGTTATATGCCAAGTAAAGTATAAGGGTGAAGCTAAAGACATTTCATATGGTGAGAATTACTTGACTGAGCAAAGTCACTCTTTGGTCTCCGATTCAAATACTGCCAGAGCACTTGAGCCAGCG CTTCAGGTTGAGCAGCTAGGTGGAGAAAATTTATTTGGTATGTCAGTAGATGATTTGAGGAGTCCAATGAACGAACAAGAGTGGGATGGATTTTTTAATCCAAACACTTTGTTAAGCGACGACAACATGTTCAACCCTTACTTGCAGCCACAATCTCCTCACTTAGCCTCGAATGATGATGAGTTTCTCGGTGGATTGAGGCATGTTGATCGAAGGCAGGTTGAATATTTGTTTGCCGATGAAGAAGATTCCTTATCTGGACCGACCTTATCTATGACAGAGAACCACAACGATCACATGCCTTTGTCAGAGATTATTGTTGATTATAGCAGTGATAGTAATCATGATGCTGATGCAATATCTGCAACG AGTTATCACGGAGCATCTAGTACAGGTGATGATACTGTTGGTAGTTTGAATAGACACATTCTCCAGACTAGTGGAGATGAGATTCTATCGTCGACTACAAACTCTTGCAATGATATACAAACTTATGGAAAACCTTCCATCAGTAGAAGCACCTGGCTATCTCAACTCACACGGCGCGTAATACGATTAAAACAAAAG GTGAAACAAGATACATTAAGAACGGTTGATAGTGATGAGGATAGTGATACGGATGCTGAATCGATATCTGTAACG AGTTACCAAGGGACTCCAGGTGATGATAGCGTTGGTAGTTCGACTAGATACTTCTCAAGTTGCTCAAGCACAGACTCTTGCGAAGATCTACAACCTTCTGCTGATCTTTCAAACGGTAGAGAGACCCGGGAATATAAACTAGCACAACGCACTGTACCATcaaaacaagag GTGAAACAAGGAACCCCAAGAGCCATTGATGAATCCATAATGAAGACAGAGAAGAAGGGGTGGTTTGTTATAGAGGAAGTATTGGATATAATCCACAAGACTCTATGGTATATCTATCCCATGAGGCTGATCACATCGGTTTTACTAACCGTCAAAGCTTGA